Proteins encoded in a region of the Zea mays cultivar B73 chromosome 4, Zm-B73-REFERENCE-NAM-5.0, whole genome shotgun sequence genome:
- the LOC103654689 gene encoding protein PHYTOCHROME-DEPENDENT LATE-FLOWERING — protein MRPPFLRLLTSQIIDRQNCHDFFPARRHRTPISPPPPRHPPPTTTPDLVRGEGQGDGGGSLTTVWMGISFKLSKVGVRVHPAARSASAAVAEKPGAGGKEGSLSESTREDKRKDVNGIKILPACSKEILPDHEVSFTLSLYERGYLISKSAPMDPSQTSIQDGKTLHPYDRASEKLFSAIEAGRLPGDIFDEIPSKYYNGSVVCEIHDYRKHVSNQAPASSAELGSPIVNKVRLRMTFENVVKDITLLSDDSWSYRDFMEAEACILRALQPELCLDPTPKLDRLHQDPVPHKLSLGIGKKRRLRQNPEVVTSSHMSHGKKVCIDRLPESAKADEMGITSSNAAQQVGGNITIQNMSVSGGSQTLRPNNSSQDAARTLLPQSGLQQTLCYSAAGNDHMAGPPANFSGTSSCISSHQSLIGYSDSVAANSLLSVKREMQDASLQDPKRIKRTGGIDDVQQQQIRPQPLGGQEMQWKNHQLHPQLDVKGMQYASSLSGQRYPSSMMNNMQDPGSSLYFSHQQNLRYDAKQEQMDGSDKSKDTLQSMAPETSMLDQQQSQSQHLPQQSVARNNVPNMGQWQNTRFAAEKDFKKEDIIQRRKLAPSSRAPTGPVIQSPVSSKSGELSGSSMGGQFGSAVTSAVTGVQKDKFAANSGTAVGFPSVASSPSDSMHRIQQPAVASSKRKTNSVPKTQPPVSAVGSPASVSNMHALLNASSPSIGTTPMGDQAILDKFVKIDNISHRYQLFNKKKFDKISQKKTIINRNQNVAGCLNSCFHSEDYIDTTRPLCNSMISGTINTCKGRVINFVSTKDMYQGHSRPFPVDFNELSDETVRMQYGDIKDFDDPNSYGCVFILPTKHYADLFAGQLISLMLQDGHSKADDEVVRSTPFANISTPFGPLPNNVVSDVKQEGGVSQQLNAAAHANVAPGTQMQQLPVNRMLPSANGNQILAMQQGYMQGAAMPPRSQHLDQNLVQQPQHQQPQQQPLQQNAQAQVQQPSSLPLNQMQRPQVLPTSPLSQMLGPGSNLPMGSSQIGKNKAPPTSLQLQMLQAQPQQPMSRKVMMGLGSAMNMGNMVNNVVGLGGLGNVMGMGNVRPISSPMASMSGLGNNSNPMNMGMASNLAAAGLRPGMNPAAIAKVRMGLAQQRAAGMYPGMVGMPGSSSSILPSSAGLSMMGQPLNRGNLGPLQRAMMSSMGPPKMPGGNFQLNAQQQIHLQHQLQQLQQNPQQQLQQLQQQQQIQQLQQQQQQQLQQQQLQQQQQMGSPLQQAQVGSPAGSQQSPMMQQQQQQQQQISPQQMGQQAAMSPQLSSGTLQQMSNNVANPVATPGPPPSPQLSSGQQHS, from the exons ATGCGGCCGCCGTTCCTGCGTTTGTTAACCTCACAAATCATAGATAGGCAAAACTGTCACGATTTTTTTCCAGCCCGGCGTCACCGTACACCgatctctcccccccccccccgccaccCACCCCCCACCACCACGCCCGACCTCGTCCGCGGTGAAGGTCAAGGAGACGGCGGAGGAAGCCTGACAACCGTGTGGATGGGGATCTCGTTCAAGCTGTCGAAGGTCGGGGTCCGCGTGCACCCGGCCGCGCGCTCGGCGTCCGCGGCGGTGGCGGAAAAGCCGGGCGCGGGTGGGAAGGAGGGTTCGCTGTCTGAGTCGACACGCGAG GACAAAAGAAAAGATGTCAATGGCATCAAAATTTTACCAGCATGCTCCAAAGAAATTTTGCCAG ATCATGAGGTTTCTTTCACATTGAGCCTCTATGAGAGAGGTTATCTCATTTCAAAGTCAGCACCC ATGGATCCTAGTCAGACCTCAATTCAGGACGGCAAAACACTGCATCCCTATGATAGAGCATCAGAAAAGTTGTTCTCT GCTATCgaagctgggaggctacctggcgATATTTTTGATGAGATACCAAGCAAGTACTATAATGGATCAGTTGTTTGTGAG ATACATGACTACCGAAAGCATGTGTCCAACCAAGCGCCTGCATCATCTGCTGAGCTAGGATCACCAATTGTGAATAAAGTACGACTGCGAATGACCTTTGAAAATGTTGTAAAGGACATTACCCTTCTATCTGATGATTCCTGGAGTTACAGGGATTTTATG GAAGCTGAGGCTTGTATTTTGAGAGCTCTACAACCGGAACTTTGCTTAGACCCCACACCTAAACTGGATCGACTTCATCAGGATCCTGTTCCGCATAAG TTGAGCCTTGGTATAGGGAAAAAGAGGAGGCTGAGGCAAAATCCTGAAGTTGTCACATCCAGTCACATGTCTCATGGTAAAAAGGTTTGCATTGATAGGTTACCTGAAAGTGCCAAAGCTGATGAGATGGGCATCACTAGCAGTAATGCAGCTCAGCAGGTTGGTGGTAACATTACCATCCAAAATATGTCAGTCTCAGGTGGTTCTCAGACACTTAGACCAAATAATTCTTCACAAGATGCTGCCAGAACGCTTTTGCCTCAATCTGGTCTACAGCAAACCTTGTGTTATTCTGCTGCTGGTAATGATCATATGGCAGGACCACCTGCCAATTTTTCTGGAACCAGTTCATGCATTTCATCTCATCAGAGCCTGATTGGTTACAGTGACTCTGTGGCTGCCAACAGCCTTCTATCTGTGAAGAGGGAAATGCAGGATGCCTCGCTTCAAGATCCTAAGAGAATAAAGCGAACTGGTGGTATTGATGATGTACAGCAGCAGCAGATAAGGCCTCAACCCCTTGGTGGGCAGGAGATGCAATGGAAGAACCATCAACTGCATCCACAATTAGATGTTAAGGGGATGCAGTATGCATCTTCACTGAGTGGTCAGAGATATCCTTCTTCGATGATGAACAACATGCAAGATCCAGGATCTTCCTTATATTTTAGTCATCAGCAAAATTTGAGATACGAtgctaagcaagagcagatggatgGTTCTGATAAGTCAAAAGACACCTTGCAGTCTATGGCACCTGAAACTTCCATGCTGGATCAGCAGCAATCCCAATCTCAACATTTACCACAACAATCAGTGGCAAGAAATAATGTTCCAAACATGGGACAGTGGCAAAATACTCGGTTCGCAGCTGAGAAGGACTTCAAAAAAGAAGACATAATTCAGAGAAGAAAGTTAGCACCTAGCTCTCGTGCCCCTACTGGGCCTGTGATTCAGTCTCCAGTGTCCTCGAAATCTGGAGAGTTATCAGGCAGTTCAATGGGTGGCCAGTTTGGTTCTGCTGTGACATCAGCTGTAACAGGGGTACAGAAAGATAAATTTGCTGCAAATTCCGGTACTGCAGTTGGATTTCCTTCTGTAGCTTCCAGTCCTAGTGATTCCATGCACCGAATACAACAGCCTGCTGTTGCTTCCTCAAAGAGGAAAACAAATTCTGTCCCCAAAACTCAACCGCCTGTGAGTGCTGTTGGGTCTCCAGCCAGTGTTTCAAACATGCATGCGCTGCTGAATGCAAGCAGTCCATCGATTGGGACCACACCTATGGGAGACCAAGCAATCCTTGATAAATTTGTGAAAATTGATAACATTTCCCATCG GTACCAGCTTTTCAATAAGAAGAAGTTTGATAAAATATCTCAAAAGAAAACCATTATCAATCGAAACCAAAATGTAGCTGGTTGTCTCAACAGTTGTTTCCATTCTGAGGATTATATAGATACCACAAGACCTCTTTGTAATTCTATGATTAGTGGAACTATAAACACATGCAAGGGTAGGGTAATAAACTTTGTGAGCACAAAAGACATGTACCAAG GTCATTCAAGGCCATTCCCGGTTGATTTTAACGAACTGTCTGATGAAACTGTAAGAATGCAATATGGAGATATAAAAGATTTTGATGATCCAAATTCATATGGTTGTGTATTCATATTACCGACAAAG CACTATGCTGACTTGTTTGCGGGGCAGCTTATTTCCCTT ATGTTGCAAGATGGACATTCTAAAGCTGACGATGAAGTTGTGCGTAGCACCCCTTTTGCTAACATCAGTACACCCTTTGGACCTTTACCAAACAACGTAGTGAGTGATGTAAAGCAAGAGGGAGGTGTAAGCCAACAACTTAATGCCGCAGCCCATGCAAATGTGGCACCTGGAACACAAATGCAACAGCTTCCTGTCAATAGGATGCTTCCATCTGCAAATGGCAACCAGATTCTAGCAATGCAGCAAGGTTATATGCAAGGGGCAGCCATGCCTCCAAGGAGCCAGCATCTTGACCAAAATTTGGTTCAGCAGCCGCAGCACCAACAGCCACAACAGCAACCACTGCAGCAAAATGCTCAAGCCCAGGTGCAGCAACCATCATCTCTTCCACTGAACCAGATGCAAAGACCTCAGGTTCTGCCTACGAGCCCATTATCTCAGATGTTGGGGCCTGGCTCAAATCTCCCAATGGGCTCAAGTCAGATAGGTAAGAATAAGGCTCCTCCCACATCTTTGCAGCTTCAAATGCTACAGGCACAACCCCAACAACCTATGTCTAGGAAAGTGATGATGGGGCTTGGCTCAGCCATGAACATGGGCAATATGGTTAACAATGTTGTTGGTCTTGGTGGCCTCGGAAATGTTATGGGAATGGGCAACGTGCGGCCAATATCTTCCCCCATGGCATCGATGTCAGGCTTAGGTAACAATTCCAATCCAATGAACATGGGAATGGCATCCAATCTTGCTGCAGCTGGACTTCGGCCAGGCATGAACCCTGCTGCTATTGCCAAGGTGCGTATGGGGTTGGCACAGCAAAGGGCAGCAGGCATGTACCCTGGAATGGTTGGAATGCCTGGAAGCAGCTCATCAATCCTTCCTAGTTCAGCTGGCTTGTCTATGATGGGCCAGCCGCTAAACAGAGGCAACCTTGGCCCCCTCCAGAGGGCCATGATGTCGTCTATGGGCCCTCCAAAAATGCCAGGAGGTAACTTTCAGCTGAATGCTCAACAGCAAATACACCTCCAGCATCAGTTGCAGCAGCTCCAACAGAACCCACAGCAGCAGCTCCAACAGCTACAGCAACAGCAACAAATACAACaactgcagcagcagcagcagcagcagctccaacaacagcaactgcagcagcaacaacaaatgGGATCTCCGTTACAGCAGGCACAGGTGGGCTCACCTGCTGGCTCACAGCAATCGCCGAtgatgcagcagcagcagcagcagcagcagcagataaGCCCTCAGCAGATGGGACAGCAGGCTGCAATGAGCCCCCAGTTGAGCTCAGGAACTCTGCAGCAAATGAGCAATAACGTGGCCAACCCTGTAGCCACTCCAGGCCCTCCTCCAAGCCCGCAGCTGAGCTCCGGTCAACAGCATAGCTAA